GCGGCTTCGGCAGCCTTGGAGGAGGTAGCGGCTTGAGCAGCCTCTTCGGCGGCCTTGGAGGAAGTAGCGGCTTCGGTGGTGGCCTCAGCAGCGGTGGCCTTGGTGGTCTCTTCGGCAGTGGAAGTTCAAGTCGCCGACGCCGTGCACGTGGACGAGGACGCGGAAGGCGCTATGGTGGAAGCGGCGGCTTCGGCGGCAGTGGATATGGTGGCAGCAGCGGCATGGGTGGAGGCCTCGGCGGTTACGGCGGCAGCAGCATGGGTGGAAGCtttggcggcggcagcggcatgGGTGGTGGCCTTGGTGGATACGGCGGAAGTAGCGGCATGAGTGGAGGCCTCGGTGGTtacggcggcagcagcggcatgAGTGGAGGCTACGGCGGATatggtggcagcagcagcatggGTGGAGGCCTTGGAGGATACGGCGGAAGTAGTGGCATGAGTGGAGGCTTCGGTGGATATGGAGGCAGCAGCGGCATGAGTGGAGGCTACGGCGGATACGGCAGCAGCGGCATGGGTGGAGGCCTTGGCGGATATGGTGGTAGCAGCGGCATGAGTGGAGGCTACGGCGGATACGGCAGCAGCGGCATGGGTGGAGGCCTTGGCGGATATGGTGGTAGCAGCGGAATGAGTGGAGGCTACGGCGGATACGGCAGCAGCGGCATGGGTGGAGGCCTTGGCGGATATGGTGGTAGCAGCGGCATGAGTGGAGGCTACGGCGGATACGGCAGCAGCGGCATGGGTGGAGGCCTTGGCGGATATGGTGGTAGCAGCGGCATGAGTGGAGGCTACGGCGGATACGGCAGCAGCGGCATGGGTGGAGGCCTTGGCGGATATGGTGGTAGCAGCGGAATGAGTGGAGGCCTCGGAGGATATGGCGGTAGCAGCGGCATGAGTGGAAGCTACGGAGGCTATGGCAGCAGCGGCATGGGCGGAGGTTTCGGTGGATCCAGCGGCAGCTGGCGGCATGGGTGGAGGTTTCGGCGGAtccagcggcagcggcggcatgGGTGGAGGTTTCGGTGGTCTTAGCAGCCTCGGCAGTTTCGGAGGTGGCTCCAGTGGAGGTCAAGGGGGTAGTTCACAGCAGAAGGTGTCCTTATTCTAATTTACAGCAGTAAATTAGAGACTCGCTTGGGAGAAGATATGTGTGCGAAAATAAACTCCCCCTGTCCCTCGGAAAAAACAGTGTCTGTGCTTTTTACATTACGTTAACACTTTACTTCTGCCTCAATAACATGTGTTTGTGCATTTGATTATGAAATGGCGTATATGCTACTCATGCAGCGTAAGTGACAAGCGAAGGAACCACATAAAAGAATGAAAATAATGCGAAGCCCTTCAATTGCATAGTCAAAAAGCAAAGGAATGTCTGGAAAAACTTATTAGGAGTAAGGAACAAACAATTGTAAGTAAGATGAGAAACATTTAGGCCTATTGACTCATAACGAGCTGGATGGCGCAAATAATTTGTTTCTGCAAGGGTTCTATCAATGAATTCTCAACAGTTCTCGAAAAATAGGACATAAAGACAGAGCCATACGTAAGAGGCGATACATTAGGCCGTTATTGGTGCTTTTCCTAACCATGGGAATTACTAGATTTTTTATGCCGGGATTTATTATGATTGTCTGCAGGGAAGCTCCGTAATTATTTATCCAATGTACAGCGTTTTGTGTGTGAGTGTGAAACAGACATTGCTGCCATTCTACCGAATTTCCAATGGGCTAAATTTAAGGAAACAATACGTTGCCGTTTGCTAGGAGCTAAATACATTAGGCCTGGACAACTCGCATATTCTTAGGCAAAAAGTAGGTCCTGCGCGTTGAATGCTTCTCACAAGCGACTCGAATTAGCAACCTGCATTCAAGTGTAGGTGTTTGTGTGCCGAATCTTTAAGTGCTAGTACGGGCTCAGAAGCGCGCCATTGGCCTGCACACGGCTCTTAAATGGAATGTCTTGGGTTGGCGGGGGCCCCTCAGGACCGTTTGGTTCAGGGTACAGGCAGTGTTTCCAAGAAGCTACAATATGTCATCAATAGCACCTATATTACAACCTATGCGCCCTCTTGGGTGCCTGGGGACATCGCTCTATGAAAACATAAGTGACCGAGCAAGCTGGTAAATTTACTGCGATTAGCATATCTTGGGAACTCTACGCCCTTTTCGGGATGTCCACCCGTATATACATTTCCGAGCGCTGACTTCACGGCAATGCCAATAGGTGGCGCAGGGTGTCCAGAAAGGAACGCGTGAGAGGAGTTCGGTTGCCGCAGGGCACGTTTCGCCGTGTTCACATgcaccggtgcgccatgcatttcagaggccacCGGTAGGCTTCGCGGCCGcgacgctagatggcgccgagtgtatTGTAGGGAGGCGTCAAAGAGGAGTCCCGTTGGAGTACACGTCTCATACATACCTTGTTTCGACGGCGGCAATACGTTCTGTCGCTATACTTGTATTGATGCAATGCTAACGTATTACTGTCCCCAGTCATCGTCAGATGGGTTCGGCCGCaatactttttttatttatatgtGGAAGCGGCCCGCAACTCTGCCCTAGGCCAGGGCTTCTCAGGACATAGTTaaaaaagttctttgtctgtctgtctctggaAGAGCAGAGGCGTGATGTGCTTTGTCGTGAACTGCAGAGACTGTTGCAGAGGGCTTGAACGGGCGGGATGGGAGTATGCGCGAGCTTCATCTGCATCAGCCGCCCAAGGAGCACTCGTGTTTACAACCTTTCTTCATGCACACCTTTCCGCAAGCGAGCACAAGAAGCACCACTGCCAGCGCTGGATAGCCAATTGCCGGCAACGACTGCCAGGCTAACACTGCTTGCAGCCACAACACAGCGTTACTACTACCGCTTGCACGAAATCTAACCGAATgttgccagaggcagaatatctttCATCGCCcaccgactcctcaaacaaggcTTCCAATTCTCGGAccttgaaatagtatggactccaggacacgagtacCTCCGAGGAAATTAGCGTGCGCAcactgtagcccgagctcatgccatcCCGGTGTCACAAGAGtgggatacggccgcatctatggagccgTATTACAACGCCATATtacaacaccacagattgaacaggcGACAATACCCACGcccacacaagaccctctcacgcgaagacgcagtagcttggcgacaattacaaaccaacacatacccccatttaagcagattacacgcaatacaccctgcactatACACGCACAAATTCCCCCTtcgtaacgactacgcttcctaTATATCAGACCACATGGGCGTGCTCCAACATACAGGTAGCCCCACaaatacccaaccccacacctgacgccgtgctgactagctcaaaccctcgtgaccagcaacaactggtgcggcggcccgggagacagcaagagccgcaggaaccctggactgagggcagcCTCCCAGCACAAGCAGCAAGACACCTACctgcttgttctttttctttttcaataaatgtttttcctccttcTCCTCCAAATTTTaggacgcgtaagcttcgccGTTTAGAGTGgaccgcgatagcattcaaaaattcctgactgcttctcacgcttcccggcaactgaggcttatgtaaccgtaatgtttaccgggaaacgaagacgaagacgagctttctggtagaaacgcggcctcttgcgtgggccgatcccgaaagtTGTGCACAGCCGCGCACAAAACATTACATCGTTTTCAGGTTCTGCtgttgttttgcacttttaatatttaagtctgagaagatttaacataaaaggggTTCACTGTCGACGTTTTGTTCCATTACAGTTGTTTCCAggctgtcattctcgaaattccgaggaataaaattggcaagaatgtaagacaaggtatgagtaactttagtgatagaatggtgtcgCAATATAACCAGCATATagcgcatgtcatatagcaatgCGTGGCACATACATATACCCCAATATACACGCCAACTTTCTCTCACGGACAACTCCGCTGGCGCCGgagccgacaccggattttctgcgaaacgggGTTCTTAACGCTGGCGCACGCAAGTCTGCGCAACGTACCTGCCACTCAAGCGCGACAGACACACTCGGACAAGCTTACTTTCCATACCAGCGAACTCAAGTGTGGAGGAGGAACAAACATttattactgaaaaaaaaaagaatgaaggtTGAGTCCCTATTCCAAGACTCCAGCGGCCACCGCGACCCGCTCAGCTTGATCCATGCAGGAGGCCCTTTTAGGCCTTGAGGTCAGCAATAGCGAGGATGGCCTCCCAGGGTTCCCTTATCAAGGCGAGTACCAAAGGTGAAATAATAGTATCAGGTATTTTGGCGCACTCCCACGTTACGTGAGACAATGAAGGTCAGTACCCGCACCGCGGGCAAGAGGTATTATGCAAGGTTCGGTTTAGTTTACGGTATCTACCTAAATGTGGGTAGGTATGCGtctgtattcttgtatatttctGCGCCTCCTCCGCATTAAATAGTCTGTGTGGTGGTGGGGCCGAGAAACAAATGGCCGGCGAGCGATCACTTGGCCACTTGCAACATTTTTGTTCACGCGTATGCGAACACATTTTAATCTGCGCTAAGTAATCAGGAAATTATTTCTAAGTTATCTGATCAGCGCTGGCTTCAGAAAAAACGCGGTCGGGATCACACACCTTGGTCGGAGCAGGTCGTGAATAGGAATCTCCTGTGCGCACACACGCGCCTATTGCCGAACGAAGTTGTTAAACACACAGTTAACAACGGCAACAGGTTACCGGCCGTAACAACCATAAACATCTATCACTGCAAAGAATAGAATACAAAGTGTAAAGGCAAACATCAGACCGCTACAGTCGTCACTTTCATCCGTAAGCTTCCACATTCATTAAGATTGCAGTGAACTAAGAACGAATATATGAAAGGTTTGCACTACATTTGCAGCTCTGGCATAAGTCTTGTGTCCTCTGCTTACCGTGGTGAAAATCAATATATAGCGGCTGTCTGAGGCATTGCCGGCGGCCACCGTGGCCTATGTACGCAAGTGAATAAACGCCATTTAAGAAGAGCTCACTGTTGGGTGCTGTTATGTGACCAAATATGGTAGTGCCCCTATAGGTACGGAGCGGTAAACGCTGAATagctaacctctttcacgccaacttcgACTGCTGGTAAGGGCCCGAATTCAAAACATTGGAAAAGACAGTCTAAGTAAACGAGCATGTGCAACTTGGCATGTGCCACGGGGCACGGTAACATTCTTACAAACTCTTATACCTTCCTTATTgcaatggccaacagccccaTGCGTGGCACATGCAGCTGTgatgagacgctcgcacacatTATCTGTGACTGCCCGCGCTATACTGCCGAGAGGCAAGCGATGTGCAGAGTGATTGCCCAATTGGAGAATCGTCGACTATCAGAACTGAAACCTCTAGGCTAGTGCTCCCAAAAAACATCCGCGCAGAAGGGCTTATTCGCGCTCCTAAGATTCCTGTGGTCGACGGGGCTTCACAAAAATTTTAAAACACCGCCCCCTgccgctctatagtgtacgcggtGTCTTTGTGCTCGTGTCTCTTTCttactcccccctcccccttccgctttatctctctttttatccccctattCCTTCCCCCCATGCAGGGTacccaaccggaactacctctgattaaccttcctgcctttctttccatcctttctctctctctctctctcatgctcGGTCAACCTTCCAGAGTGGTTTGGTGTCCAGATAGACAAGCAGAATGAGTGGCAAAATTGTGAAGAAGTCGGCAGCAGGAAATTGACGCAGTCCGCTACACGGAAGggaaaagtcgcagtttagcccgaaagcctaagcattgattgcgatagcaaattagtagacagctatacgaagtaagggtactagttttatcggccgtataaacttgtaaacattcgcttactaaattaccaagcatggtgaaACACATATCATCCCACttgatgaccgcgcacactcgctgccaaaacgctgggaTGAGTAGCGTTTGAAGCAGCAGCTGAGTATCGGCTGCCATAGCGATGCGAATGGACAAacgtgttgcgtctcgctccaacgcgaactaagcggcgaaaccacagcgcccacgaagctatcagcgctcggtgcactctgtccccatcgcaggtcaccttcaagatagggcccgtgcggCCACGCGCGGCTGCGGCATACGCACCCACCGTCGGAGTATAGAACATCCTCCCCCCCTTCCACTCCTCCTCCGGTGGCTTGCACTCTTCCTCCCTGTTTTCCTCCCTTGCGAGGGGAATGAGCCTCCATCATCGGCTcaacctcgcgcgctttcactcgcacatgtaCCATAAGGCGCCCGACAACGATGTCgccgcccttggactttatacggactatcacggcgacggcgacgtcgtaagtgcgcctggagtgtccatataattgaaatcgcaataaaaagtggcgGAACCAATCTCACAATGACTGTTGACGGTAATGCGTtgagcattgaatcaatatagcgacacgaggtattgccaccgtcgaaactaTAGTTATATGTGaggtgtgtactgcagcgggaatTCTCTTTCGTTCTTCCTAAGAACAATCGGTGCCATCGAGCACTGCCGCCACGAAGCCTGCAAGtgacctccgaaatgcatggcgcgtcgGCGCTTGCAAACGCTGACAAACGtgtaagggtacggccacgctagcggcaaaaacgcgcgcaccgaaaagcggcaggaatcgagGGTTTTGCGTCGTGCCGCACGAAAAGGGTCTCggcaggcctcggaaactccactggtttttttgtccacgcgaattgcagcgccatccatgagatggatgcgaagccaaaatcgcttttccttttttttttctagtcaaccctctctcaattttgtcgtttctctctcgccttcaactatcggcggcgcggctggcgcgtcCCGCGCTCATCGTCGGCCGTGCTGACAACGGCCCAAAcggcagaaattttttttctgacagtatgcggtcagttttgcggttttcgccttccgcgctagtaGTGTGGTCCATGCAGTACCTCACCGTTGAACCTTTGCCGGCTTTTTTCCGCAATGTATCGCAGCTGTCGCTATTCGTGTGTGGTTCGATCGTGTACGAACAGATAAAGACGAAGTGAGCCacgcgacgtgaaattctaccgcatccctaaagacaacaggtgagcaccgtgctatttactccccggtttttatttgtgatagtaattgtgcgcagtcatacatggctgtccggtggtgaggcagcagctagctaggtgatttgaaaacaccacaacgatgcagtgaatcgttatgtcaacaatcagcgaacataaagctccttataaatatagtaccacctgtgcgtatcgcaaggaacacgtgtgtaggtgtgcgctttgcacttatttctagctaattggtcgccattgATTAAagatgcgtttctgagaattaaggttgacatatcacaactagtattctgccgcgacgcgaaacgagcttagttttgtatgttccaactgcgatgttataatttatgatcttcactgttcttcagcatggaagcgtttttaacctacgctggaaggatggacctactgggtttgcccagagacaaagtcaacaaccgcagaatatgctcggcgcacttcacggaggtggattttatgcaccgagcgagaagcaggccgtgagaagctattctgcgcattggccattagagcaattacaataaatgttttttacatgtgcgtacatgaaacaccatctgcgttttgttgcattctatagtgtgttgcactgtctgctcaaattctggttttcgcaaacgaacacaataaagtgagtccaaagtattgtttgtgttgtaagtggaattattttttaatacaatttgggcacacgcttgcttgattgtaacaatgaacgcgactgcgtgcatgaaagcGCAAAAGAATCCACAGCGCACAAGCATCTGATAAGCGTCTGATAactaacgcccgcgacaaaaaaaaaaaaaacgtgcgccgcggaaacaacaaaaaaaagagcattgcgcgaggcatggcagagggataggaaagtcaagagggaaaggggaaacaagcggaacaacgttatcataaaaaaggaagaaaaaaagtgctatagcgaaagggggagggtaaaaaaagtcgcgccggttttctttttttttcgccaccgtagtaccgtcatccatccgctagggcctaactgaagtgcgccttggcgctagcgtcgactgagcgtctgctataggagaaccaatgggaggtataggaagatgcACCCCCCTGGTCTCGCATCCAATTCTGCGCCAAGtaccgcgtgccgcgagatgaatgaccaatcaagagcgacgaggctGACGTCACCGAGCCTTGGCGACCGCACCGCCGCCGCTCCCACACTGGGTTTATcagtcgacgatcgtcgtctctcgcggttccatGGAGGGATTTCTGGATGCTGTCCGACCGTACCCTTTCCGCTCAGGATGTTGCTCGCGCGTTTCGAAAGCGcgcgagatcttatcgcgctgccgcgcggcgagacgcgcttgtCACGGTGTCCTTGGCGGCAAGGCACTGATgacgcgcggcatgacgcgcggcatgacgcgcgcgtttttgccgctagcgtggccgtaccctcaCGTGGCAACCGGCTCCTTTCTCGCGATTCTTTCGGGACACGCTGAGCCATCTAGTGACACAAccgagaagtccacgcgtggccttcgagaCAAAAAGCGTGGCGCACCGGCGCTTGCGCACGGTCAGATTCGTTCCCTCGCTTGACGCACACTAAGTGGCCCATACTCCACGATCCAAATTAGCGACAGGTTCATCGAAAAGCGGCCCATACGCGgtgcattcacagcgcagctcgCCAaggcgttggcgtgaaaggcgttcattgaaagtgACTCTTACCCAGTGCAGTTGCAGCGCAGCATGCTactgcgtcgggttgctgtccttgaggaaaccGTAAGACATGGATTCGATTCCACGCAGCATCAGAGAAATTTTAAgcgatctttttcgtcattgtagagcggcattTTCACCgacacatacctagttacccaaggtACATGTGTTACCCAGTTACCCATTGTGTGTCGAACCAGTACAAATACCACCAGGCCCACTGGTACCGCGCCGTGGTACCACCGGTACTACGGCTATCTACGAGATcggcgaactttttttttttttactgtactgTGTCGGGACCGGCCGTTGAAAAAGGCTAGAAACGTATCTGATACAGAAACTTGGGGATAACTCGTGAAACATCTGTGTCTTTAAATTAAGGAAATTTTGAGCCTACCGACAAACCAAAGTTGGTCTTGCGGTACGCCGTGTTTAAGTGAACTGTTCGTGGCAAACTTTGAAAGGGTTGTTAAACAACTTGTCAAGCGAAGCTTTGTTTGCCTACCTTCTCGGATTTGGAGGGGCTGCATGGCTCCTGCGCGCTGACAGCGCATCCGAATGCCGGTGGTTTGAAAATGGGAGAACCTGGGAACTCCGTTCGGGAGATACGAATCCACAATGCTGCCCCGTCTTGACAGGTTCTCGGGGGTCCCGCTGGGCCGGAGCACACCTAGGAGGCACCTCCCGTTTTCCGCGTCGACAGCGAGTCCCGACATCGAGATATTGGTCAGACTCGTCGTGTCCAGCAGAGTTGaccgatcgcgtctagcaagacCGAGGGTGCAGCACCTTTAGCCGAGGTGGTCAGTTTTTAGCAGGCTCGTCATCGTCTTGATTACCCCGAACATGTCCTCACGAATGCACCAGAGCAGAAAGGCGGCAGGTTTGTTAAAAGCTTATCTCGGAAACAATCCATAGAGTGCGGTAGATgatcaggaaaaaagaaaataaacatgcATTTCTTTGCAAAAGAAGACACCTAAAACAGACAAACAACTTcttctgcgcatgcgcttacTGAACCGCCGGCTACCCCTGGTTATCGCGATGGCATAACTACACGGCATTTCCCACATCGCCACTTCGATCCGAATTTGTCCTGACTACTTGCTTTCTCTCACGACAATAAAAAATAGACCGCAATATCGGTCATCGTTTTGGTTCATTTCTCGTTAAGGAGAAAGCGTCGTTCTTTTCAGTGCTTCAGTAGGGCGCCCGCTTTAAAATTCCAGTTCATCTCTCCATCTATACTTTAGATCTGCAGTAAAGCTCGGTACGCATTTGCTTCGGATAAAGCATATATTTATCAGCATGTCTGCAGTGGTGTCGGGCTGAGGCGGCGCACGCGCAGTGGACTAACACATCACGCTGACGCATGACGGCTGGCCGAGCAAGAGACGTCTTTTCTTCACACCATGAACTTCAGTGTTATTTCTGCGCGAATAAGCCTGAAGGTTTTTCAGCGCTAAACCCAGCTCACTTATCTTTGAGTTATTCACGTCTGCGCACTCGACCAGTTCACCTGAGCGCTTCCTTAAGCCAGCAACCTTAGTACTTAGTGTGTCCAGCGATGTTTTCATTTGATCATGCTTCAACGAAAGCACTTCCATTCACGCGTGTATGCCTTCAATTTCCTTGGattatttttcaattttttgtagCACAGAGCTGTTCTTTGGAGATTGAGCCTGAATGGCTTTGTCAAGGTGGTCCACACGTGAACTAATCTTTCATACCTTGCCTTCATTATTTCACGCATTGCTGGTTCCCTCGTGTCACCGTCATTATACTCCTCAGATTTAGACATGCTTCGACTTACGATTCGCGCATAGCCATTCACGTTTATCTAGCGTCTTCAAGGCCTGCTTTTAAAGATCATATGGAAAAAGAAATTACATAAAGCACAATGAAAGCGGTCACTGTCTTTCTTCATAGGCTTCAAACATGTCAAACAGCTATCGTTCACAGATGTAGTAGACGTGATTACAAAATTAAAGGAATACACATGTGTACAGAAGAGGAAGATACACAAGAAAAGGTTGCTGTATAAAATaagaataaaatttaaaaaagacTCGTCATCCCAGCCCTGCAAAGCTGCGGAAAACCGCCACAACTactgctgaggggggggggggggggggggggggggagtatttcTTATAaattcgaaagcattatatgACCCGTGAAGCGAGAAATCCGgtgttaacatccgatggtaccaaaccCCATGCCACcgagtggtgacgtcacgtttggcATGATAACGTAAAGCGATAAAATCATCACGTCAAGCGTCGTCGCGTGATGACGTCAACACACCAAAGGTCGCGTGATGGCATCATCACGTCAAACTTTAGCCTTCGTGacaacggcatcgtcacgtcatAATATCGCCTGATGCCGTCCTGTGATGACGTCATGACGTTACGCGATGACATCATGTGGTTGCTCTtcgagaagcagcacactgtgcgcttacCGCTTCTTTGCATGGTTTCCGGGATCGGCTCGCATTTTTGGGAGAGCAAGCCGCCACAAAAattcccgaccaactagaggctaccAATTTCGCTGTAATACCATTTAAACACTTGTGCAAGCTCGCTTACCTACAAG
This region of Dermacentor silvarum isolate Dsil-2018 chromosome 5, BIME_Dsil_1.4, whole genome shotgun sequence genomic DNA includes:
- the LOC119452811 gene encoding uncharacterized protein LOC119452811 isoform X30, with amino-acid sequence MARLLLVCALSVSFACFASGYQSRYYFSSNGLGGGQGGGLFGSGGLSSLFSGGGFGGSGLGGGYGGGGQGGGMFGSGGLGSLFSGGYGGSGLGGGYGSSGQGGGMFGSGGLSSLFSGRYGGSGLGGGLGSLFSGSLGSGGYGGSGGFGSGGLGGGYGGSSGYSGSGYGGSSGGSGGSGMSSGFGSLGGGSGLSSLFGGLGGSSGFGGGLSSGGLGGLFGSGSSSRRRRARGRGRGRRYGGSGGFGGSGYGGSSGMGGGLGGYGGSSMGGSFGGGSGMGGGLGGYGGSSGMSGGLGGYGGSSGMSGGFGGYGGSSGMSGGYGGYGSSGMGGGYGGYGSSGMGGGLGGYGGSSGMSGGYGGYGSSGMGGGLGGYGGSSGMSGGYGGYGSSGMGGGLGGYGGSSGMSGGLGGYGGSSGMSGSYGGYGSSGMGGGFGGSSGSGGMGGGFGGLSSLGSFGGGSSGGQGGSSQQKVSLF
- the LOC119452811 gene encoding uncharacterized protein LOC119452811 isoform X32 encodes the protein MARLLLVCALSVSFACFASGYQSRYYFSSNGLGGGQGGGLFGSGGLSSLFSGGGFGGSGLGGGYGGGGQGGGMFGSGGLGSLFSGGYGGSGLGGGYGSSGQGGGMFGSGGLSSLFSGRYGGSGLGGGLGSLFSGSLGSGGYGGSGGFGSGGLGGGYGGSSGYSGSGYGGSSGGSGGSGMSSGFGSLGGGSGLSSLFGGLGGSSGFGGGLSSGGLGGLFGSGSSSRRRRARGRGRGRRYGGSGGFGGSGYGGSSGMGGGLGGYGGSSGMSGGFGGYGGSSGMSGGYGGYGSSGMGGGLGGYGGSSGMSGGYGGYGSSGMGGGYGGYGSSGMGGGLGGYGGSSGMSGGYGGYGSSGMGGGLGGYGGSSGMSGGYGGYGSSGMGGGLGGYGGSSGMSGGLGGYGGSSGMSGSYGGYGSSGMGGGFGGSSGSGGMGGGFGGLSSLGSFGGGSSGGQGGSSQQKVSLF
- the LOC119452811 gene encoding uncharacterized protein LOC119452811 isoform X9, with protein sequence MARLLLVCALSVSFACFASGYQSRYYFSSNGLGGGQGGGLFGSGGLSSLFSGGGFGGSGLGGGYGGGGQGGGMFGSGGLGSLFSGGYGGSGLGGGYGSSGQGGGMFGSGGLSSLFSGRYGGSGLGGGLGSLFSGSLGSGGYGGSGGFGSGGLGGGYGGSSGYSGSGYGGSSGGSGGSGMSSGFGSLGGGSGLSSLFGGLGGSSGFGGGLSSGGLGGLFGSGSSSRRRRARGRGRGRRYGGSGGFGGSGYGGSSGMGGGLGGYGGSSMGGSFGGGSGMGGGLGGYGGSSGMSGGLGGYGGSSGMSGGYGGYGGSSSMGGGLGGYGGSSGMSGGFGGYGGSSGMSGGYGGYGSSGMGGGLGGYGGSSGMSGGYGGYGSSGMGGGYGGYGSSGMGGGYGGYGSSGMGGGYGGYGSSGMGGGLGGYGGSSGMSGGLGGYGGSSGMSGSYGGYGSSGMGGGFGGSSGSGGMGGGFGGLSSLGSFGGGSSGGQGGSSQQKVSLF
- the LOC119452811 gene encoding uncharacterized protein LOC119452811 isoform X16; the protein is MARLLLVCALSVSFACFASGYQSRYYFSSNGLGGGQGGGLFGSGGLSSLFSGGGFGGSGLGGGYGGGGQGGGMFGSGGLGSLFSGGYGGSGLGGGYGSSGQGGGMFGSGGLSSLFSGRYGGSGLGGGLGSLFSGSLGSGGYGGSGGFGSGGLGGGYGGSSGYSGSGYGGSSGGSGGSGMSSGFGSLGGGSGLSSLFGGLGGSSGFGGGLSSGGLGGLFGSGSSSRRRRARGRGRGRRYGGSGGFGGSGYGGSSGMGGGLGGYGGSSMGGSFGGGSGMGGGLGGYGGSSGMSGGLGGYGGSSGMSGGYGGYGGSSSMGGGLGGYGGSSGMSGGFGGYGGSSGMSGGYGGYGSSGMGGGLGGYGGSSGMSGGYGGYGSSGMGGGYGGYGSSGMGGGYGGYGSSGMGGGLGGYGGSSGMSGGLGGYGGSSGMSGSYGGYGSSGMGGGFGGSSGSGGMGGGFGGLSSLGSFGGGSSGGQGGSSQQKVSLF
- the LOC119452811 gene encoding uncharacterized protein LOC119452811 isoform X37, which codes for MARLLLVCALSVSFACFASGYQSRYYFSSNGLGGGQGGGLFGSGGLSSLFSGGGFGGSGLGGGYGGGGQGGGMFGSGGLGSLFSGGYGGSGLGGGYGSSGQGGGMFGSGGLSSLFSGRYGGSGLGGGLGSLFSGSLGSGGYGGSGGFGSGGLGGGYGGSSGYSGSGYGGSSGGSGGSGMSSGFGSLGGGSGLSSLFGGLGGSSGFGGGLSSGGLGGLFGSGSSSRRRRARGRGRGRRYGGSGGFGGSGYGGSSGMGGGLGGYGGSSMGGSFGGGSGMGGGLGGYGGSSGMSGGLGGYGGSSGMSGGYGGYGGSSSMGGGLGGYGGSSGMSGGFGGYGGSSGMSGGYGGYGSSGMGGGYGGYGSSGMGGGYGGYGSSGMGGGLGGYGGSSGMSGGLGGYGGSSGMSGSYGGYGSSGMGGGFGGSSGSGGMGGGFGGLSSLGSFGGGSSGGQGGSSQQKVSLF
- the LOC119452811 gene encoding uncharacterized protein LOC119452811 isoform X40, with product MARLLLVCALSVSFACFASGYQSRYYFSSNGLGGGQGGGLFGSGGLSSLFSGGGFGGSGLGGGYGGGGQGGGMFGSGGLGSLFSGGYGGSGLGGGYGSSGQGGGMFGSGGLSSLFSGRYGGSGLGGGLGSLFSGSLGSGGYGGSGGFGSGGLGGGYGGSSGYSGSGYGGSSGGSGGSGMSSGFGSLGGGSGLSSLFGGLGGSSGFGGGLSSGGLGGLFGSGSSSRRRRARGRGRGRRYGGSGGFGGSGYGGSSGMGGGLGGYGGSSMGGSFGGGSGMGGGLGGYGGSSGMSGGLGGYGGSSGMSGGYGGYGSSGMSGGYGGYGSSGMGGGYGGYGSSGMGGGYGGYGSSGMGGGLGGYGGSSGMSGGYGGYGSSGMGGGLGGYGGSSGMSGGLGGYGGSSGMSGSYGGYGSSGMGGGFGGSSGSGGMGGGFGGLSSLGSFGGGSSGGQGGSSQQKVSLF
- the LOC119452811 gene encoding uncharacterized protein LOC119452811 isoform X48, whose translation is MARLLLVCALSVSFACFASGYQSRYYFSSNGLGGGQGGGLFGSGGLSSLFSGGGFGGSGLGGGYGGGGQGGGMFGSGGLGSLFSGGYGGSGLGGGYGSSGQGGGMFGSGGLSSLFSGRYGGSGLGGGLGSLFSGSLGSGGYGGSGGFGSGGLGGGYGGSSGYSGSGYGGSSGGSGGSGMSSGFGSLGGGSGLSSLFGGLGGSSGFGGGLSSGGLGGLFGSGSSSRRRRARGRGRGRRYGGSGGFGGSGYGGSSGMGGGLGGYGGSSMGGSFGGGSGMGGGLGGYGGSSGMSGGLGGYGGSSGMSGGFGGYGGSSGMSGGYGGYGSSGMGGGYGGYGSSGMGGGLGGYGGSSGMSGGLGGYGGSSGMSGSYGGYGSSGMGGGFGGSSGSGGMGGGFGGLSSLGSFGGGSSGGQGGSSQQKVSLF